The following nucleotide sequence is from Candidatus Obscuribacterales bacterium.
GGGACAAAAAAATGCCGGATGGATAGAACCAATCCGGCAAGCTATGGGCGATCGCTCTCTGTTGAACTAGGCTAGAGAGCGGCAATGTCAATCAACTCAGATACTTATCTAGAGCAGCAGCATAATCGTCATACTTTTTCGCGCCAACAATCGTTTCTGCCACCTCGCCCTGTTGGAAAAACATCACGGCAGGAATGCTGCGAATGCCATAGCGCTTGGCC
It contains:
- a CDS encoding thioredoxin domain-containing protein; translated protein: CTATWCGPCKMIAPLIDQLADDYSDRAKVLKLDLDANKEVAKRYGIRSIPAVMFFQQGEVAETIVGAKKYDDYAAALDKYLS